A part of Leifsonia xyli subsp. xyli str. CTCB07 genomic DNA contains:
- a CDS encoding phage portal protein produces MLIQERINETTFEMLVAQYFQAFKQRYVLGWVPKDESEELKAGAARIWYLEEDPEEVKIDELDGGTITPYIDARNSAIRDFAAIGQVPAQALGIDGISNISDATLAGLEAAKNREGGEIMTSLGESHEQLMRLCALVDGNEAAADDYNSEIRWRNFEARSFSETVAVLVQLAGGLGIPTDALLSNIPGFTRQRIEQVEQMIRAQRSRTALDQLVALGRGGSSNTNPAVSRATPSS; encoded by the coding sequence ATGCTCATCCAGGAGCGCATCAACGAGACCACGTTCGAGATGCTTGTCGCCCAGTATTTTCAGGCGTTCAAGCAGCGGTACGTGCTCGGTTGGGTGCCGAAGGACGAGTCGGAAGAGCTCAAGGCTGGTGCCGCACGGATCTGGTACCTCGAGGAAGACCCCGAAGAGGTCAAGATTGACGAACTCGACGGCGGAACGATCACCCCGTACATCGACGCCCGCAACTCAGCGATCCGGGACTTCGCGGCGATCGGCCAGGTACCTGCTCAGGCGCTTGGCATCGACGGTATCTCGAACATTTCTGACGCAACCCTCGCAGGGTTGGAGGCAGCGAAGAACCGCGAGGGTGGCGAGATCATGACCTCCCTCGGGGAGTCGCATGAGCAGCTCATGCGACTCTGTGCGCTCGTCGACGGCAATGAGGCTGCCGCGGACGACTACAACTCGGAGATCCGTTGGCGGAACTTCGAGGCGCGGTCGTTTTCGGAGACGGTTGCTGTTCTGGTGCAGCTTGCGGGTGGTCTCGGGATCCCCACGGATGCTCTGCTGTCCAACATCCCTGGGTTCACCAGGCAGCGGATCGAGCAGGTTGAGCAGATGATCCGAGCGCAGCGTTCCCGCACGGCTCTGGATCAGTTGGTGGCGCTCGGTCGAGGAGGTTCTTCGAATACCAACCCGGCAGTCAGTAGAGCAACTCCGAGCAGCTAA
- a CDS encoding DUF7341 domain-containing protein, translating to MTDTDPLLAAVETLTKPVVGIAQKNEKTGRWERVHEVRQDPLLTQMREAVWPSGESNDGSALSASERMPLDSHMLIEYAKIATQITSWAATAGVKPSRNPITDLNTWYRAVHRDRDFDPGWAIRQLNGWAHHMRRLLAKPKSFIIEAACPICGTTQWGDRIHGGGMYPIKIEYVLDEDGRTPKDLSALCQFCKTVWDGRDSVMELHDELTEKGSLST from the coding sequence ATGACCGACACCGACCCGCTCCTGGCAGCGGTCGAAACGCTCACGAAGCCAGTTGTCGGCATCGCTCAGAAGAACGAGAAGACCGGCCGGTGGGAGAGGGTCCATGAGGTGAGACAGGATCCACTGCTCACCCAAATGCGTGAAGCCGTGTGGCCGTCCGGTGAATCCAACGATGGCTCTGCACTATCCGCCTCAGAACGCATGCCCCTCGACTCACATATGCTCATTGAGTACGCGAAGATCGCAACCCAGATCACGTCATGGGCTGCCACAGCAGGGGTGAAACCATCACGGAACCCGATCACCGATCTGAACACCTGGTACCGGGCCGTTCACCGCGACCGCGACTTCGACCCCGGCTGGGCGATCCGACAGCTCAACGGGTGGGCACACCACATGCGACGCCTCCTCGCGAAACCCAAATCGTTCATCATCGAAGCCGCCTGCCCCATCTGCGGCACCACTCAATGGGGCGACCGCATCCACGGCGGCGGCATGTACCCCATCAAGATCGAGTATGTCCTCGACGAGGACGGGCGAACCCCGAAAGACCTCTCCGCGCTCTGCCAGTTCTGCAAGACCGTCTGGGACGGGAGGGACTCGGTGATGGAACTCCACGACGAACTGACCGAGAAGGGCAGCTTGAGCACCTGA
- a CDS encoding DUF4244 domain-containing protein: MREFTNRLINEERGASTAEYAVTTMAAVGFAGLLLVLLRGDEVRGILSELVRRALTVAG, translated from the coding sequence ATGCGGGAGTTCACGAACAGGCTGATCAACGAAGAACGCGGCGCGAGCACGGCCGAATACGCGGTCACCACCATGGCGGCGGTGGGCTTCGCCGGGCTGCTGCTGGTGCTGCTGCGGGGCGACGAGGTCCGTGGCATCCTGAGCGAACTGGTGAGACGTGCGCTCACGGTGGCCGGTTAG
- the tmk gene encoding dTMP kinase, with the protein MSVPTNRPGLFITLEGGDGVGKSTQAALLERWLLGLGRAVVRTREPGGTDLGAEIREIVLHRRGDIAPRAEALLYAADRAHHVATVVRPALERGEVVLQDRYLDSSVAYQGAGRVLDAGEVRELSLWAAEGLLPDLTILLDLDETTARARLGSARTRYDRLEAERSEFHARVRAAYLALAAEPQRFLVVDASRPVEEIAAEIRCRLDGRV; encoded by the coding sequence GTGAGCGTCCCCACCAACCGCCCCGGGCTGTTCATCACGCTCGAGGGCGGGGACGGCGTCGGGAAGTCCACACAGGCCGCCCTGCTCGAGCGGTGGCTGCTCGGGCTCGGCCGCGCGGTCGTCCGCACCCGCGAGCCCGGTGGCACAGACCTCGGGGCCGAGATCCGGGAGATTGTTCTGCACCGCCGCGGGGACATCGCTCCGCGCGCCGAGGCGCTGCTGTACGCCGCGGACCGCGCGCACCATGTCGCGACGGTTGTCCGCCCGGCCCTGGAGCGTGGGGAGGTGGTGTTGCAGGACCGTTACCTCGACTCCTCCGTCGCCTACCAGGGCGCCGGCCGGGTGCTGGACGCGGGGGAGGTCCGCGAGCTGTCGCTCTGGGCCGCCGAGGGGCTGCTGCCGGATCTGACTATCCTGCTCGACCTCGACGAGACGACCGCGCGGGCGCGCCTCGGCAGCGCCCGGACACGGTATGACCGGCTGGAGGCGGAGCGGTCCGAGTTCCACGCGCGGGTGCGGGCTGCCTATCTGGCGCTCGCCGCCGAGCCGCAGCGGTTCCTGGTCGTGGACGCCTCGCGTCCGGTCGAGGAGATCGCCGCAGAGATCCGCTGTCGCCTCGACGGCAGGGTCTGA
- a CDS encoding type II secretion system F family protein, whose product MTERGRRRPGLEEDTLAEAVEALGVLLEAGVAPESAWGYLAEDSSHPAIGRVARAVSAGERPGDALALVSVRAGPAVRTVAAAWQVAEAAGAALSPVLRGAGASLRDRAETAREVEAALSGPRATSRLMTALPLVGLLMAAGLGIDVLGAITGSLIGWGLLVAGVGLTFAGRAWMSRLVRSATATGPVAGIGLDLMGAALAGGLSVPGARRLIGEVRERAGLDTGDDHVLDRVLRIEERAGAPVADLLASASRQERRSARVEGRARAATLAVRLLLPLGVCVLPAFLVLGVAPVILAMISSTVIGLR is encoded by the coding sequence ATGACTGAGCGCGGCCGGAGGCGGCCCGGCCTCGAGGAAGACACGCTTGCCGAGGCCGTCGAGGCGCTGGGCGTGCTGCTGGAGGCGGGGGTGGCTCCGGAATCGGCTTGGGGCTATCTCGCGGAGGACTCATCGCATCCCGCGATCGGCCGCGTGGCGCGAGCGGTCTCGGCGGGGGAGCGGCCGGGGGACGCGCTCGCGCTCGTCTCGGTCCGGGCGGGCCCTGCCGTTCGGACAGTCGCGGCGGCCTGGCAGGTCGCCGAGGCCGCCGGAGCCGCGCTCTCGCCCGTGCTCCGCGGCGCCGGAGCCTCGCTCCGCGACCGCGCGGAGACGGCGCGTGAAGTGGAAGCGGCGCTAAGCGGCCCCCGGGCGACCTCACGGCTGATGACGGCCCTTCCCCTGGTGGGGCTGCTCATGGCGGCCGGGCTCGGGATCGACGTCCTCGGTGCGATCACTGGTTCGCTGATCGGCTGGGGGCTCCTCGTCGCCGGTGTCGGGCTGACGTTCGCGGGGCGGGCCTGGATGTCCCGGCTGGTCCGCTCCGCGACGGCGACGGGCCCCGTCGCAGGCATCGGACTGGATCTGATGGGGGCTGCCCTTGCGGGCGGTCTCTCCGTGCCGGGTGCGCGACGGCTCATCGGCGAGGTGCGGGAGCGTGCGGGGCTGGACACCGGCGACGATCATGTGCTCGACCGCGTGCTCCGTATCGAGGAACGCGCGGGGGCGCCGGTGGCCGATCTCCTGGCGTCCGCATCTCGGCAGGAGCGGCGCTCCGCCCGCGTCGAGGGACGAGCGCGAGCGGCGACGCTGGCTGTGCGGCTGTTGCTCCCGCTCGGTGTCTGTGTCCTCCCCGCGTTTCTCGTTCTTGGCGTCGCGCCGGTCATCCTCGCGATGATCTCATCCACAGTGATCGGTCTCCGATGA
- the istB gene encoding IS21-like element ISLxx1 family helper ATPase IstB: MTIKNSTSDVPIPKTSKQVSSKLAYLARALKTPTIGRVWEDLAGRARDENWAHEEYLAAVLERQLADRESAGTTMRIRTAHFPAIKTLEDFNLDHLPSLRKDLLAHLATSTFVVKAENVILLGPPGIGKTHLAIGLGVKATHSGHSVLFDTANNWIARLAAAHHQGQLEAELKKIRRYKLIIIDEIGYIPFDTDSANLFFQLVASRYEQGSIMVTSNLPFSRWGEIFGDDVVASAMIDRLVHHSEVLTLNGDSYRTHGRRDLIKQTDKN; this comes from the coding sequence ATGACCATCAAGAACAGCACGAGCGACGTTCCGATCCCGAAGACCAGCAAGCAGGTCTCCTCGAAGCTTGCCTATCTCGCCCGGGCGTTGAAGACGCCAACGATCGGGAGGGTTTGGGAAGACCTCGCCGGCCGAGCCAGAGACGAGAACTGGGCGCATGAGGAATACCTCGCCGCGGTCCTGGAACGCCAGCTCGCGGACCGGGAATCAGCGGGCACCACGATGCGAATCCGGACCGCGCACTTCCCCGCGATCAAAACCTTGGAGGACTTCAACCTCGACCACCTCCCGTCGCTGCGCAAGGATCTTCTCGCACACCTGGCGACATCGACGTTCGTCGTGAAAGCGGAGAACGTGATCCTCCTCGGCCCTCCCGGGATCGGGAAGACCCACCTCGCGATCGGTCTTGGCGTCAAGGCCACTCACTCCGGGCACAGTGTCTTGTTCGACACCGCGAACAACTGGATCGCCCGCCTCGCGGCCGCTCACCACCAGGGACAGCTCGAAGCCGAACTGAAGAAGATCCGCCGTTACAAGCTCATCATCATCGACGAGATCGGCTACATCCCCTTCGACACCGACTCCGCGAACCTGTTCTTCCAACTCGTCGCGTCCCGTTACGAACAGGGCTCGATCATGGTCACCAGCAACCTGCCGTTCAGCCGCTGGGGCGAGATCTTCGGAGACGACGTCGTCGCTTCAGCGATGATCGACCGCCTCGTCCACCACTCCGAAGTCCTCACCCTCAACGGAGACTCCTACCGCACCCACGGACGCCGCGACCTCATCAAACAGACCGACAAGAACTAA
- a CDS encoding phage portal protein yields MALSKANALVALKTVLENQKLNEATRLERIHAALDVSPHRLFHPTVQIPEDAPPLMRELARKSETNYLPLLVKTFSQVMKVDGYQTVTSDGADDTSDPWLWWQRNRMDSRQTGLTRSAISYGAAYATVLPGIYGRGQQGPAISLYSPRKMTALYQDPEADEWPMLAVAVDVAGDGSRIFSLFDEEFVYRFGDEMKSLQAVDGAELAIPYGTGSLQYIDQSEHELGIPR; encoded by the coding sequence GTGGCGCTGAGCAAAGCTAACGCCCTCGTGGCTCTCAAGACCGTTCTCGAGAACCAGAAGCTGAACGAGGCCACACGTCTCGAGCGGATTCACGCTGCCCTCGACGTGAGCCCGCACCGTCTGTTCCACCCCACAGTGCAGATTCCGGAAGATGCGCCGCCGCTGATGCGGGAACTCGCGCGCAAGTCGGAGACGAACTATCTGCCGCTTCTGGTGAAGACGTTCTCGCAGGTGATGAAGGTCGACGGCTACCAGACGGTCACCTCGGATGGGGCCGATGACACCTCGGACCCGTGGCTGTGGTGGCAGCGAAACCGGATGGATTCGCGGCAGACCGGTTTGACCCGGTCCGCGATCTCCTACGGAGCCGCGTACGCGACTGTCCTGCCGGGCATTTACGGGCGTGGGCAGCAGGGACCAGCGATTTCCCTGTACTCGCCACGCAAGATGACAGCCCTGTACCAGGATCCTGAGGCTGACGAGTGGCCCATGCTGGCTGTCGCGGTCGATGTTGCTGGTGATGGGAGCCGGATCTTCTCCCTGTTCGATGAGGAGTTCGTCTACCGGTTCGGTGACGAGATGAAGTCGCTGCAGGCGGTGGACGGCGCGGAGCTTGCGATCCCGTACGGGACTGGTTCGTTGCAGTACATCGACCAGAGCGAGCACGAACTCGGCATCCCCCGGTAA
- a CDS encoding capsid cement protein: MAEYLPLQIPGKAFARQASAAITGVQLVVVSGSGTVAPAGAASASWLGVSGFDAASGDNVTVFSEGVQRIVASGGITAGALVEGAAGGKVAMHANGTNDYNVVGLALSTAADGALVEVSLLR; encoded by the coding sequence ATGGCTGAGTATCTTCCACTTCAAATCCCAGGGAAGGCGTTCGCGCGCCAGGCCTCGGCAGCGATCACGGGCGTCCAGCTCGTGGTCGTTTCCGGTTCCGGCACGGTAGCGCCGGCCGGAGCCGCCTCCGCGTCGTGGCTTGGAGTTTCCGGGTTCGACGCGGCGAGCGGCGACAACGTCACTGTGTTCAGCGAGGGCGTTCAGCGCATCGTCGCTTCCGGCGGCATCACCGCAGGTGCGCTTGTTGAGGGCGCTGCGGGCGGCAAGGTCGCCATGCACGCCAACGGCACCAACGACTACAACGTTGTCGGCCTGGCGCTCAGCACGGCCGCAGACGGGGCCCTCGTCGAGGTCTCCCTCCTCCGATAA
- a CDS encoding Rv3654c family TadE-like protein — translation MPPARGAAVLLSSDRGAGTVFVLLIVAVVVLGLLVMAVCGALAAQRRAGVAADLAALAAPDIAIGRLPGEPCEVARSVARANGAVVSSCAMTEAVALVTVQVGYAGITASASARAGPAGTP, via the coding sequence TTGCCGCCGGCCCGGGGTGCAGCTGTCCTCCTCTCCTCGGATCGCGGAGCGGGCACCGTCTTTGTTCTGCTGATCGTGGCTGTCGTCGTGCTCGGGCTGCTCGTGATGGCGGTCTGCGGTGCGCTGGCGGCTCAGCGACGGGCGGGCGTCGCGGCGGACCTGGCAGCGCTCGCGGCGCCGGACATCGCCATTGGACGGCTGCCGGGCGAACCGTGTGAGGTCGCCCGGAGTGTCGCGAGGGCGAATGGCGCGGTGGTGAGTTCGTGTGCGATGACGGAGGCCGTCGCCCTTGTCACCGTGCAGGTGGGTTACGCCGGGATCACGGCCTCCGCATCCGCTCGAGCGGGACCGGCGGGCACACCATGA
- a CDS encoding DNA polymerase III subunit delta', with protein MAVWDELMGQDDAIAVVRAAAESVTAPGAVEQAAPGMTHSWLITGPPGSGRSNLAFAFATALLSPGTPEADRTARRQVEARTHPDLTVLSTERVIISIDEVRSLVSGSQFAPSVARFRVMIIEDADRMTERTSNVLLKALEEPPERTVWILCAPSEADLLPTIRSRVRTVRLKAPGVADVAELIRRRDGVDAETAERAARHAQSHIGMAHRLATNAEARQRRERTLQLALGVRSVSGAVLAAAEMLEIAGADAKAITEERDAQEREHALRSLGLEPGAAISPALRVQLRQLEEDQKRRAKRSLRDGIDRILTDLLSLYRDVMMVQLDGGIGLVNTELGGELGTLSARTTPAATLAAMDAVATARQRIDANVAPALALEAMLTAILRGQAVRKGTDQ; from the coding sequence GTGGCGGTCTGGGACGAACTCATGGGGCAGGACGACGCCATCGCCGTCGTCCGCGCCGCCGCGGAGAGCGTCACTGCCCCCGGGGCCGTCGAGCAGGCGGCCCCCGGCATGACACACTCGTGGCTGATTACCGGTCCGCCCGGGTCGGGCCGGTCGAATCTCGCGTTCGCTTTCGCGACTGCGCTGCTCAGCCCCGGGACGCCGGAGGCCGACCGGACGGCGCGCCGGCAGGTCGAGGCGAGGACGCATCCCGATCTCACCGTTCTGAGCACCGAGCGGGTGATCATCTCGATCGACGAGGTGCGCTCGCTCGTCTCTGGCTCACAGTTTGCGCCCTCGGTCGCGCGGTTCCGCGTGATGATCATCGAGGACGCCGACCGGATGACCGAACGCACCTCGAATGTGCTGCTGAAGGCGCTGGAGGAGCCGCCGGAGCGCACGGTCTGGATCCTGTGCGCTCCGAGCGAGGCCGATCTGCTGCCGACGATCCGGTCCCGCGTCCGCACGGTGCGGCTGAAGGCACCCGGTGTGGCGGACGTCGCCGAGCTCATCCGGCGGCGCGACGGGGTGGACGCCGAGACCGCCGAGCGCGCGGCCCGACACGCTCAGAGCCACATTGGGATGGCGCACCGGCTCGCGACGAACGCGGAAGCCCGGCAGCGGCGCGAGCGGACGCTGCAACTCGCCCTCGGGGTCCGCTCGGTTTCCGGTGCTGTGCTTGCCGCAGCGGAAATGCTGGAGATCGCCGGCGCGGACGCCAAAGCGATCACGGAGGAGCGCGACGCGCAGGAGCGGGAGCACGCTCTGCGCTCGCTCGGCCTCGAACCCGGCGCGGCCATCTCTCCGGCGTTGCGTGTGCAACTGCGTCAGCTCGAAGAGGACCAGAAGCGCCGTGCGAAGCGCAGTCTGCGTGACGGGATCGACCGCATCCTGACCGATCTGCTCTCGCTGTACCGCGACGTGATGATGGTCCAGCTCGACGGCGGGATCGGTCTCGTGAACACCGAGCTGGGTGGCGAGCTCGGTACGCTCAGCGCCCGTACGACTCCGGCCGCTACGCTCGCGGCTATGGACGCGGTCGCCACCGCCCGTCAGCGCATCGACGCGAACGTCGCGCCCGCCCTGGCCCTCGAGGCCATGCTCACCGCCATCCTTCGCGGCCAAGCCGTGCGAAAGGGGACCGACCAGTGA
- the topA gene encoding type I DNA topoisomerase, whose translation MPATKKLVIVESPNKMKSIAQYLGDGYEVMASVGHIRDLIEPKNLPPELKKGSLGKFSVDVENEFEPYYVVSDQKKKTVADLKRALKDADELLLATDEDREGEAIAWHLVEVLKPKVPVKRMVFHEITREAIEKARDNTRQIDTALVDAQETRRILDRLYGYEVSPVLWRKVGPGLSAGRVQSAATRLVVDRERERLAFVAASYWGLTAELAPEEAPSFGARLARVDGDRIATGRDFDDHGRLTSGARTLDEVAAQELTEAVRKPSTVVSVAKVDSKPYSRRPAAPFTTSTMQQEAARKLRFSARQTMSVAQSLYENGYITYMRTDSASLSQQATNAARAQAAKLYGPETVPEKPRVYTSKSKNAQEAHEAIRPSGETFRTPAELEKSLRGPELRLYDLIWKRTVASQMADAKGQTASVTVEAAIAEGQLEGTVAEFTESGTVITFRGFLGAYEEGRDEERNASDTGESKLPPLTAGQTLSVQEVAADGHETTPPPRYTEASLVKSLEELGIGRPSTFASIISTIIDRGYVTQRGQALVPSWVAFSVVRLLEDYFGDLVQYDFTAEMEDDLDRIAGGVAARVDWLNSFYFGSDKHMGLRRVIDNLGEIDARSINSIAIEDGVTLRIGKYGPYLELTEPAATEGTSPRRVTIPPELAPDELTPAKARELIEAPVQTDRVLGTNPANGKLVLAKDGRFGPYVTEADPEEPEADQRTGEVIEARKPAKKAAAPKQRTASLFKSMDLASVDLDTALRLLDLPRVVGVDPESGDEIQAQNGRYGPYLKKGTDTRSLPGEDDIFAVDLVGALDLFAQPKYGNRRVSSALKEFDPDPVSGKPIKVKDGRFGPYVTDGETNATIPRGETVDEVDFERAVQLLADKRVKGPAKKTASRASAAKKTTAKPAAAKKTAAATSAAATSTAEKTTAAKKAAAAAKTTASTAAEPTAADAE comes from the coding sequence GTGCCCGCCACGAAGAAACTCGTCATCGTCGAGTCTCCGAACAAGATGAAGTCCATCGCGCAGTATTTGGGCGACGGCTACGAGGTCATGGCCTCGGTCGGACACATTCGCGACCTCATCGAGCCCAAGAACCTGCCGCCGGAGCTGAAGAAGGGGTCGCTCGGCAAGTTCTCGGTGGATGTCGAGAACGAGTTCGAGCCCTACTACGTCGTGTCCGACCAGAAGAAGAAGACGGTCGCCGACCTGAAGCGGGCGCTGAAGGACGCCGACGAGCTCCTGCTCGCCACGGATGAGGACCGCGAGGGGGAAGCCATCGCCTGGCACCTGGTCGAGGTGCTCAAACCGAAGGTGCCCGTCAAGCGGATGGTGTTCCACGAGATCACCCGTGAGGCGATCGAGAAGGCGCGCGACAACACACGCCAGATCGACACGGCCCTCGTCGACGCCCAGGAGACCCGGCGCATCTTGGACCGCCTGTACGGCTACGAGGTGTCGCCGGTGCTCTGGCGGAAGGTCGGTCCCGGGCTGTCGGCAGGCCGCGTCCAGTCCGCGGCGACGCGGCTCGTCGTGGACCGCGAACGGGAGCGCCTGGCGTTCGTCGCGGCGAGCTACTGGGGACTGACAGCCGAGCTTGCGCCCGAAGAGGCCCCGTCCTTCGGGGCCCGCCTTGCGCGGGTCGACGGCGATCGGATCGCGACCGGCCGCGACTTCGACGACCACGGTCGATTGACCTCCGGGGCTCGGACCCTCGACGAGGTCGCCGCGCAGGAGCTCACCGAGGCGGTCCGGAAGCCGAGCACGGTCGTGTCGGTCGCGAAGGTCGACTCGAAGCCGTACTCGCGGCGTCCGGCAGCCCCGTTCACCACCTCGACGATGCAGCAGGAGGCCGCCCGGAAGCTGCGGTTCTCGGCGCGTCAGACGATGAGCGTCGCGCAGTCGCTCTATGAGAACGGCTACATCACCTATATGCGCACCGACTCCGCTTCGCTGTCGCAGCAGGCGACGAACGCGGCACGGGCACAGGCGGCGAAGCTGTACGGTCCCGAGACGGTCCCCGAGAAGCCACGCGTCTACACTTCCAAGAGCAAGAACGCACAGGAGGCCCACGAGGCGATACGTCCGTCGGGTGAGACGTTCCGAACGCCGGCCGAGCTGGAGAAGTCGCTGCGCGGACCGGAGCTGCGGCTCTACGACCTGATCTGGAAGCGCACGGTCGCCTCGCAGATGGCCGACGCCAAGGGACAGACCGCTTCGGTCACCGTCGAGGCCGCCATCGCGGAGGGGCAGCTCGAGGGGACGGTCGCCGAGTTCACCGAGAGCGGCACCGTGATCACCTTCCGCGGGTTCCTGGGCGCCTACGAAGAAGGCCGGGACGAGGAACGCAACGCCTCCGACACCGGTGAGTCCAAGCTCCCGCCGCTGACGGCCGGCCAGACGCTGTCCGTCCAGGAGGTCGCAGCGGACGGGCACGAGACCACCCCGCCGCCGCGCTACACCGAGGCGAGCCTCGTCAAGTCGCTGGAGGAACTCGGGATCGGGCGTCCGTCGACGTTCGCGAGCATCATCTCCACGATCATCGACCGCGGCTATGTCACCCAGCGCGGGCAGGCGCTCGTGCCGAGCTGGGTGGCGTTCTCGGTCGTTCGCCTGCTGGAGGACTACTTCGGCGACCTCGTGCAGTATGACTTCACGGCCGAGATGGAAGACGACCTCGACCGCATCGCCGGCGGCGTGGCGGCGCGTGTGGACTGGCTGAACAGCTTCTACTTCGGCAGCGACAAGCACATGGGGCTGCGCCGGGTCATCGACAATCTCGGTGAGATCGACGCGCGCAGCATCAACTCGATCGCGATCGAAGACGGCGTGACGCTTCGCATCGGCAAGTACGGTCCTTACCTCGAGCTCACCGAACCGGCTGCGACGGAGGGCACGTCGCCGCGCCGGGTCACCATCCCGCCGGAGCTGGCCCCGGACGAGCTGACCCCGGCCAAGGCGCGCGAGCTGATCGAAGCGCCCGTCCAGACCGACCGTGTGCTGGGCACCAACCCGGCCAACGGGAAGCTGGTGCTCGCGAAAGACGGCCGGTTCGGTCCCTACGTGACCGAAGCCGATCCGGAAGAGCCCGAGGCCGACCAGCGGACCGGCGAGGTGATCGAGGCCAGGAAGCCCGCGAAGAAGGCCGCGGCGCCGAAGCAGCGCACGGCGTCCCTCTTCAAATCGATGGACCTGGCGAGCGTCGACCTGGACACCGCGCTCCGTTTGCTCGATCTGCCACGTGTCGTCGGTGTGGACCCGGAGAGCGGGGACGAGATCCAGGCGCAGAACGGCCGTTACGGGCCGTATCTGAAGAAAGGGACCGACACCCGCTCGCTGCCGGGAGAGGACGATATCTTCGCTGTCGACCTCGTGGGGGCGCTGGACCTGTTCGCCCAGCCGAAGTACGGCAACCGGCGTGTCTCGAGCGCGCTCAAGGAATTCGATCCGGACCCGGTCAGCGGCAAACCGATCAAGGTGAAGGACGGCCGGTTCGGTCCGTACGTCACCGACGGCGAGACGAACGCGACCATCCCGCGTGGCGAGACCGTGGACGAGGTCGACTTCGAGCGGGCCGTGCAACTGCTGGCCGATAAACGCGTCAAGGGCCCGGCGAAGAAGACCGCCTCGCGCGCGAGTGCCGCGAAGAAGACGACTGCGAAGCCGGCTGCTGCGAAGAAGACGGCCGCGGCCACGAGCGCAGCGGCCACGTCGACCGCGGAGAAGACCACGGCGGCGAAGAAGGCCGCCGCTGCGGCCAAGACCACCGCATCCACCGCTGCGGAGCCGACCGCTGCGGACGCGGAGTGA
- a CDS encoding Gp19/Gp15/Gp42 family protein codes for MFDLADVKDVVDRWRSLTPDEEQIASVLISDASDIIRVRWPDVDHRLEVGSLSTSTPVRIVANMVRRAMLNRGNEGVTQGTEVTGPFTRSETYSNPNNNLYLSAEEVKALDPLGYGPRAKVGWLA; via the coding sequence ATGTTTGATCTCGCGGACGTCAAAGACGTCGTAGACCGGTGGCGGTCCCTCACCCCAGATGAGGAACAGATCGCCTCCGTGCTGATCTCGGATGCGTCGGACATCATCCGTGTGCGGTGGCCCGACGTCGACCATCGGTTGGAGGTCGGATCACTCTCGACCTCGACGCCCGTTCGGATCGTGGCGAACATGGTCCGTCGAGCCATGTTGAACCGCGGCAACGAGGGTGTCACACAGGGCACTGAAGTCACGGGCCCGTTCACACGGTCTGAGACGTACTCGAACCCGAACAACAACCTCTACCTCTCCGCAGAAGAGGTGAAAGCACTCGACCCGCTCGGGTATGGTCCACGGGCGAAGGTGGGGTGGCTCGCATGA
- a CDS encoding phage antirepressor KilAC domain-containing protein: MAPRAGAWDAIVSAAGDYSVGDAAKILSRAGVPTGPQRLFAQLEGIRWVYRGGDGKWRAYAERVEKGYLAEKAQFHHHPATGDLVLDAPQVRGTVKGVDRLRQRLHVGALTAVTA; the protein is encoded by the coding sequence TTGGCTCCGCGTGCGGGTGCGTGGGATGCGATCGTCTCGGCGGCGGGTGACTACTCGGTTGGGGATGCGGCGAAGATCCTGTCCCGTGCTGGGGTTCCCACGGGTCCGCAACGCTTGTTCGCCCAGTTGGAGGGGATCCGGTGGGTGTATCGCGGTGGGGATGGGAAGTGGCGCGCCTACGCGGAGCGGGTGGAGAAAGGCTACCTGGCGGAGAAGGCCCAGTTCCACCACCACCCCGCAACCGGGGACCTCGTGCTCGACGCCCCGCAGGTGCGGGGCACCGTGAAAGGCGTGGACCGGTTACGGCAGCGTCTCCATGTTGGGGCGCTTACGGCGGTAACCGCATGA